In the genome of Aspergillus luchuensis IFO 4308 DNA, chromosome 2, nearly complete sequence, one region contains:
- a CDS encoding zinc knuckle domain protein (COG:S;~EggNog:ENOG410QEDP;~InterPro:IPR001878;~go_function: GO:0003676 - nucleic acid binding [Evidence IEA];~go_function: GO:0008270 - zinc ion binding [Evidence IEA]), translating into MPDSPSDDNDSRTAAVGPRAQTTGSRHSSRQSSHDPNPNPRKRRRRSRSADVRNVRDFVPQGATFSAAGLGVDVDATSSSGSDSDDGSSDSGDDDDDAQTGSAPAPPASWNKGSKSAIRTSLRSRAKPEESKPTSQFDSVNDKLWRSRSESVSSQGENEPEASKPAQVDGIEEGEVNEEETSDESSQMQLSGDSDDSESLGSEADDSILLNIGSRNGQSLGQDQDGLITPDGDDDYDPEALPVSNGTSTNGQTSTNQSKEDALLRFSKKYPTAPSTLADLDREDMDIQAKYRFYDRDVNAIDLQLPIACTECLLEGHLAEVCPSRECIHCGAWNQHQSSFCPTWRRCQRCRARGHDEDNCPSALKGSSSEFPCELCGSTTHIEEDCDLMWKLTTTRPDSEPVLVSLSCAHCTSNRHLIGDCPSLPSTRTLLSSSWTVRGIDPNMITNINSVVNHRRNNNNNNSSNNGNNRGGLKIRGRADHRPPSSDSDDMMAHRRAPVHRGGRGNIRIGSGIGRGNKNISGGNGYRDRSDFGPSRQRSMSPNPRSMRGRGGKDSWQGGGGRGKPSGGGGGGGSRPPSRGGNPGRGGGRGGKRGGGGGDAYRPLPSAAKKAWDKYRL; encoded by the exons ATGCCCGATTCTCCATCCGACGACAACGATTCCAGAACCGCCGCAGTCGGCCCCCGCGCTCAGACAACCGGCTCCCGCCACTCCTCGCGTCAGAGCTCCCACGATCCCAACCCGAACCCGCGGAAAAGGCGACGCCGCAGTCGCTCCGCCGACGTTCGCAATGTCCGCGACTTTGTCCCTCAAGGCGCTACCTTTAGTGCAGCGGgacttggtgttgatgtagaCGCTACCTCATCTTCCGGTTCCGACAGTGACGACGGGTCGTCCgacagtggtgatgatgatgatgatgcgcaGACCGGGTCCGCGCCCGCGCCGCCGGCGAGCTGGAATAAAGGCAGCAAGAGTGCGATTCGGACATCACTCCGCAGTCGTGCGAAGCCAGAGGAGAGCAAACCTACGTCACAATTTGACTCTGTCAATGACAAACTCTGGCGCAGTCGCAGTGAATCTGTCTCGTCCCAAGGCGAAAACGAACCGGAAGCATCAAAGCCCGCCCAAGTCGATGGTATTGAAGAGGGTGAAGTGAATGAGGAGGAAACTTCAGACGAGTCCAGTCAGATGCAGCTTTCCGGCGACTCGGATGACTCAGAGTCTTTGGGATCGGAAGCAGACGATTCAATCTTGCTGAATATCGGGTCACGGAACGGTCAGAGTCTCGGTCAGGACCAGGATGGCTTAATCACCCCAGACGGCGACGACGACTACGACCCCGAGGCATTACCAGTATCCAACGGAACGTCTACCAACGGACAGACCTCCACAAACCAATCCAAGGAGGACGCGCTCCTCCGCTTCTCGAAGAAATACCCGACCGCCCCCTCAACCCTCGCCGACCTCGACCGCGAAGACATGGACATTCAAGCGAAATACCGCTTCTACGACCGCGACGTCAACGCCATCGACCTCCAACTTCCCATCGCCTGCACAGAATGTCTACTCGAGGGCCACCTCGCAGAAGTCTGCCCGTCCCGAGAG TGCATACATTGCGGCGCCTGGAACCAGCACCAAAGCAGCTTCTGCCCGACCTGGCGCCGATGCCAACGGTGTCGCGCGCGCGGCCACGACGAAGACAACTGCCCATCGGCACTGAAAGGCTCCTCCAGCGAATTCCCCTGCGAACTATGCGGCTCGACCACACACATCGAAGAAGACTGCGACCTGATGTGGAAGCTCACTACTACCCGCCCGGACTCCGAACCCGTCctcgtctccctctcctgcGCCCACTGCACCAGCAACCGCCACCTGATCGGCGActgtccctccctcccatccacccGAACCCtgctctcctcatcctggaCCGTCCGCGGCATCGACCCTAACATGatcaccaacatcaactCCGTCGTCAACCACCGGcgaaacaacaacaacaataacagcAGTAATAATGGTAATAACCGAGGAGGTCTCAAGATCCGCGGCCGCGCCGACCACCGCCCGCCATCCTCCGATAGCGACGACATGATGGCTCACCGACGTGCGCCTGTTCATCGCGGCGGCCGCGGCAATATCCGCATTGGAAGCGGAATCGGCAGAGGGAATAAGAATATCTCGGGTGGTAATGGGTATCGCGATAGATCTGATTTCGGCCCGTCGAGACAGCGCTCGATGTCGCCGAATCCTCGTTCCATGCGCGGGAGAGGTGGGAAGGATAGTTGgcagggcggtggtggacggGGGAAGCCGtccggtggcggtggtggtggtggtagtcgGCCGCCGTCGAGAGGTGGAAATCCCGGTCGTGGAGGAGGTCGTGGTGGGAAGAgaggtggcggcggtggggaTGCGTATCGACCGTTACCGAGTGCGGCGAAGAAAGCCTGGGATAAGTATCGGTTGTGA
- a CDS encoding putative haloacid dehalogenase-like hydrolase (COG:S;~EggNog:ENOG410PKDS;~InterPro:IPR036412,IPR041492,IPR023214;~PFAM:PF13242,PF13419), producing MSISNPALRISRSLMASLNNYPLRQRRFAPLLPSSASSSSAPPLRGIVFDVDGTLCLPQNHMFSEMRQALNIPPKVDILHHISRLPTPESRLEATNKIKAIERTAMESQQPQPGLVELMDFLEERGVKRALCTRNFEAPVLNLLNNHLPAHVFLPIVTRETPGLLPKPDPAGILHIAREWGVQDEGGMAGGLIMVGDSLDDMTAGHTAGAATVLLLNDHNGHLKDHAHTDLCIERLDELIRILDEGFVGHRGGEKTATSTDNAVENGV from the exons ATGTCCATCTCTAATCCAGCCCTACGCATTTCCCGTTCCCTCATGGCTTCCTTGAACAATTATCCTCTCCGCCAACGGCGATTcgctcctctcctcccctcttctgcttcttcctcctccgcaccCCCACTCCGCGGAATCGTCTTTGACGTTGACGGCACATTATG CCTCCCCCAAAACCACATGTTCTCCGAAATGCG ACAAGCTCTCAACATCCCCCCCAAAGTCGACATCCTACACCACATCAGCCGtctccccacccccgaaTCGCGCCTCGAAGCCACAAACAAAATCAAAGCCATTGAGCGCACCGCCATGGAATCCCAGCAGCCTCAACCGGGTTTAGTCGAATTGATGGATTTCttagaagagaggggggtgaaGAGGGCTTTGTGTACGAGGAATTTTGA AGCCCCcgtcctcaacctcctcaacaaccatCTCCCCGCACACGTCTTCCTCCCGATCGTGACACGGGAAACACCGGGGTTGTTGCCCAAGCCGGATCCAGCAGGGATATTGCATATTGCCAGGGAGTGGGGGGtgcaggatgagggggggATGGCGGGGGGGTTGATTATG GTCGGAGATTCTCTCGACGACATGACAGCCGGACATACCGCCGGCGCAGCGACCGTGCTTCTGCTCAACGACCATAACGGACATCTGAAGGACCATGCGCATACAGATCTCTGTATCGAGAGACTAGATGAGTTGATTCGCATCTTAGATGAAGGGTTCGTGGGACATCGCGGGGGTGAGAAGACCGCTACGTCTACGGATAATGCCGTTGAGAATGGCGTATAG
- a CDS encoding uncharacterized protein (COG:S;~EggNog:ENOG410Q2EA;~TransMembrane:1 (o20-40i)): MSAKKHHPAPRDPILNAINIRTVLALLGTLLTIKLLNLLARLTGVRRTSPRYPYSYVGQAISRKEQRVIQILLEIIPESSTSVNTSLPSNAGFSSTDDRPTTADSVPSSSLVIPLMPVPSRVVQLSHSAPTRSLELAIADRDRGFDDHTSTRASVHFLGHQPLPSDSVYSSIVRRSLSISDPNSNCSSPQQGMLPGVRFSGFMSDRLRFSILSRPWSMDSVLADESQPEQVTLDMAQLQQTRTADSYPGPFPISDGLEPSSLATAQCANNGASEATAVRTSVRPFTDV, translated from the coding sequence ATGTCAGCCAAGAAACaccatccagctcctcgcGATCCTATCCTCAATGCCATCAATATCCGCACCGTGCTCGCCCTCCTCGGCACACTTCTCACCATCAAGCTCCTGAACCTGCTGGCACGCCTCACGGGGGTGCGACGCACCTCGCCCCGATATCCCTACAGCTACGTCGGTCAAGCCATCAGTCGCAAAGAGCAACGCGTTATCCAGATCCTGCTTGAAATCATCCCCGAGAGCAGCACCTCGGTGAACACCAGTCTACCCTCCAACGCAGGCTTCTCCAGCACCGACGATAGACCCACCACGGCCGACAGTGTCCCCTCCTCCAGTCTGGTCATTCCTCTCATGCCGGTGCCGTCGCGGGTCGTTCAACTGTCTCACAGCGCGCCTACCCGGAGCTTGGAGCTCGCGATTGCCGATAGAGACCGAGGGTTTGACGACCATACGAGCACGCGCGCGAGCGTGCACTTCCTGGGCCACCAGCCGCTTCCTAGTGACTCGGTTTACTCGTCGATTGTCCGGAGGAGTCTGTCGATTAGTGATCCGAATTCCAACTGTTCGAGTCCGCAGCAGGGTATGCTTCCCGGGGTGCGGTTCTCGGGGTTCATGTCGGATAGGTTGCGGTTTAGTATTCTGAGTCGGCCGTGGTCGATGGATAGTGTGTTGGCGGATGAGTCGCAGCCTGAGCAGGTTACGTTGGATATGGCACAGTTGCAGCAGACGCGCACGGCAGACAGCTATCCGGGACCGTTTCCCATCAGTGATGGATTGGAGCCGAGCTCGTTAGCCACGGCGCAGTGTGCCAACAATGGGGCCAGCGAGGCCACGGCGGTGCGGACCTCGGTGAGGCCGTTTACCGATGTGTAG
- a CDS encoding putative metallo-beta-lactamase domain protein (COG:S;~EggNog:ENOG410PNGZ;~InterPro:IPR001279,IPR036866;~PFAM:PF00753) — MTSDTTTVDPLDLPICTTCGTQFSTPTPPTPCPICDDPRQYLPPTGQDYTTLRALRAPTHEPPLKNILSPLPSHHPNSSNNNKIYTLHTTPKHCIGQRAFLLLTPHGNILWDCIPYLDPDTITNINALGGISAIIISHPHYYATHLVWAEAFNCPVYLSAEDREWVMREEEKDDSGKQRQIFWDGQEVEVLPGSGVIGVKTGGHFPGSSVLWWKDEKVMFFADTIGTIPSGVGDYGDRGRREGTASYTFMWSYPNMVRLPLSFPLSVGGGLLMGC; from the exons ATGACTagtgatactactactgttgACCCCCTCGACCTCCCCATCTGCACCACCTGCGGCACCCAGTTCTCAACTCCCACGCCGCCAACTCCATGTCCGATTTGCGATGATCCCCGTCAATATCTTCCTCCAACTGG ACAAGACTACACAACCCTCCGCGCCCTGCGCGCCCCCACCCACGAACCACCCCTAAAGAACATCCTCTCCCCGCTACCCTCCCATCATCCGAActcctccaacaacaacaagatcTACACCCTCCACACCACCCCGAAACACTGCATCGGCCAACgcgccttcctcctcctcaccccccaTGGCAACATCCTCTGGGACTGCATCCCCTACCTCGACCccgacaccatcaccaacatcaacgCGCTAGGCGGTATCTCCgcaatcatcatctcccatCCGCACTACTACGCCACGCATCTAGTCTGGGCGGAGGCGTTTAACTGTCCGGTGTATTTGTCCGCGGAGGATAGGGAGTGGGTTATgcgtgaagaagaaaaagatgatTCTGGAAAGCAGAGGCAGATATTCTGGGACGGTCAAGAGGTAGAAGTCCTCCCCGGCAGCGGGGTGATAGGAGTCAAAACAGGTGGTCATTTCCCGGGCAGTTCGGTGCTGTGGTGGAAGGATGAAAAGGTCATGTTCTTTGCTGATACTATTGGGACGATTCCTAGTGGGGTCGGGGATTATGGGGacagagggaggagggagggcacGGCGTCGTATACGTTTATGTGGAGTTATCCGAATATGGTACGTCTTCCTCtatctttccctctttccgTGGGGGGAGGGTTGCTAATGGGGTGCTGA